A stretch of the Sphingosinithalassobacter tenebrarum genome encodes the following:
- a CDS encoding SDR family NAD(P)-dependent oxidoreductase, which produces MRDTGAALITGASAGLGACFAEALAARGYALILTARRGERLEMLAERLRADHGVTVSTIACDLARDDGVARLVTEIGRRGLAVDLLVNNAGFGLHGPFLDHAPDRIAAMIDLNCRAVAQLSRALLPGMVQMRRGGIIHVASVAAFVPGPWMAVYYASKAFVLSLSEALREEVRGKGVRIVALCPGPTATEFGAVSGIADSRAFRAAAGDVETVVRAALRAYDRDRAICIPGIAYRTMTAMRRFAPAAMTRRLVAMLQRGRGLTE; this is translated from the coding sequence ATGCGCGACACCGGAGCGGCCTTGATAACCGGCGCGTCGGCCGGGCTCGGCGCCTGTTTCGCGGAAGCATTGGCGGCGCGCGGGTATGCGCTGATCCTGACGGCACGGCGCGGGGAACGGCTGGAAATGCTGGCGGAAAGGCTGCGTGCCGATCACGGCGTGACCGTTTCCACCATCGCCTGCGATCTGGCGCGCGACGACGGCGTTGCGCGGCTGGTCACCGAGATCGGACGGCGCGGACTGGCGGTCGACCTGCTCGTCAACAATGCCGGCTTCGGACTGCACGGCCCCTTTCTGGACCACGCCCCCGATCGCATCGCGGCGATGATCGACCTGAATTGCCGGGCCGTCGCGCAGCTCAGCCGTGCGTTGCTGCCCGGCATGGTACAGATGCGGCGCGGCGGGATCATCCATGTCGCTTCGGTCGCGGCATTCGTACCGGGGCCGTGGATGGCGGTCTATTATGCCAGCAAGGCATTCGTTCTCAGCCTGTCGGAGGCATTGCGCGAGGAAGTGCGCGGCAAGGGGGTGCGTATCGTCGCGCTGTGCCCGGGCCCGACCGCGACGGAATTCGGCGCGGTATCGGGAATAGCGGACAGCCGCGCATTCAGAGCCGCCGCCGGCGATGTCGAAACGGTCGTGCGCGCGGCGCTGCGCGCCTATGATCGCGACCGGGCGATCTGCATTCCCGGAATCGCATATCGCACGATGACCGCGATGCGTCGCTTCGCCCCGGCGGCGATGACGCGCCGTCTGGTCGCGATGCTGCAGCGCGGACGTGGCCTGACCGAATAG
- the nrdR gene encoding transcriptional regulator NrdR, whose amino-acid sequence MRCPFCAHEDSQVKDSRPTEDGNAIRRRRQCEACAARFTTFERIQLRDLTIVKSEDRREPFERDKLMRSVAIACRKRPIAPTAIEKLVSGIQRQLETQGDPEIPAQRIGEMVMEGLKGLDSVAYIRFASVYKDFREARDFEEFAGTVNEVGKG is encoded by the coding sequence ATGCGCTGCCCATTCTGCGCCCATGAAGACAGCCAGGTGAAGGACAGCCGTCCGACCGAGGACGGCAATGCGATCCGGCGTCGCCGCCAGTGCGAGGCATGCGCCGCGCGCTTCACCACGTTCGAGCGGATCCAGCTGCGCGATCTTACGATCGTGAAGTCCGAGGACCGGCGCGAGCCGTTCGAGCGCGACAAGCTGATGCGCTCGGTGGCGATCGCCTGCCGCAAGCGCCCGATCGCGCCGACTGCGATCGAGAAGCTCGTTTCGGGCATCCAGCGCCAGCTCGAAACGCAGGGCGATCCCGAAATCCCCGCGCAACGGATCGGCGAAATGGTGATGGAAGGCCTCAAAGGCCTCGATTCAGTCGCCTATATCCGCTTCGCCAGCGTCTATAAGGATTTCCGCGAGGCGCGCGATTTCGAGGAATTTGCCGGGACGGTAAATGAGGTGGGGAAAGGGTGA
- a CDS encoding PaaI family thioesterase gives MSDDPEIRPIPFDPKALLEHVPGHGRLLGIEYHAHGEDWMELALPYDPRQIGQPDRGVIASGPILSLMDSATSMSVWLKRGGMLPQATLDLRIDYLRPATPGRTVIGRGECYRVTRSIGFVRGQAHDGDPDDPIAHVAGTFMTTAGFQ, from the coding sequence ATGTCCGACGATCCCGAAATTCGGCCCATTCCCTTCGACCCGAAGGCATTGCTCGAACATGTTCCGGGGCATGGGCGGCTGCTCGGCATCGAATATCACGCGCATGGCGAGGACTGGATGGAACTGGCGCTGCCCTATGATCCGCGCCAGATCGGCCAGCCCGATCGCGGCGTCATTGCTTCGGGACCGATCCTGTCGCTGATGGACAGCGCGACGAGCATGTCGGTGTGGCTGAAGCGCGGCGGCATGTTGCCACAGGCGACGCTCGACCTGCGGATCGACTATCTGCGTCCGGCAACGCCCGGCCGTACCGTGATCGGCCGCGGCGAATGCTATCGCGTCACGCGCAGCATCGGATTCGTTCGCGGCCAGGCGCATGACGGCGATCCCGACGATCCGATCGCGCATGTCGCGGGGACGTTCATGACGACGGCGGGCTTCCAGTGA
- a CDS encoding exopolysaccharide biosynthesis protein — translation MGSGSADRKKRPLESLLDQAIEASENGSVSIGTLLDHFGNRSFGPVIATLSLFAIIPPIGAIPTLPTTVGVITILMAVQIVFGRKHPWLPAFIRKRSIGRDKVEKARKRLGSVLRRIDALIRPRVGWAAGGIATWLAAFCCMLLGAMMPPLELLPFAAALPGSAILLFGLGITARDGLLMLLGFMVSGAAAWLLLSNLGRLFG, via the coding sequence ATGGGTTCGGGGTCGGCGGACAGAAAGAAGCGCCCGCTCGAATCGCTGCTCGATCAGGCGATCGAGGCCAGCGAAAACGGCAGCGTTTCGATTGGAACGCTGCTCGATCATTTCGGCAATCGCAGCTTCGGCCCGGTTATCGCGACTCTGTCGCTGTTTGCCATCATTCCGCCGATCGGCGCGATTCCAACCTTGCCGACCACCGTGGGCGTCATCACGATCCTGATGGCGGTTCAGATCGTTTTCGGCCGGAAACATCCCTGGCTGCCTGCCTTTATCCGCAAACGTTCGATAGGACGCGACAAGGTGGAGAAAGCGCGCAAGCGCCTCGGCAGTGTGCTGCGCCGGATCGACGCGCTGATCCGGCCGCGGGTCGGCTGGGCGGCGGGCGGCATCGCGACCTGGCTGGCGGCGTTTTGCTGCATGCTGCTCGGCGCGATGATGCCGCCGCTCGAATTGCTGCCCTTTGCCGCGGCGCTTCCCGGATCGGCGATCCTGTTGTTCGGACTCGGCATCACCGCGCGCGACGGGCTGCTGATGCTGCTCGGATTCATGGTATCGGGCGCGGCGGCGTGGCTGCTGCTGAGCAATCTCGGCCGGCTGTTCGGCTAG
- a CDS encoding winged helix-turn-helix transcriptional regulator codes for MSAVLSCACDVIGLAEAVAARGLQLVPMQEGSWQRDLAASRPRAAILGWNVRNGDPGEGVARMRDGGWFGPLMLLLAGGDSVHVARAIDRGADDALALPACPGEIAARVAARLRAPSAMPIRIGDLHIDPLRRHAMRGGRPLHLLPREFALLLHLARRAGDCVDRAELRRAICGIDFDPGTNVIEVHVSRLRAKLDRQFASPMLHTEKGRGYRLAAPVRVEAEQPPR; via the coding sequence GTGAGTGCCGTCCTCTCCTGCGCCTGTGACGTAATCGGCCTGGCCGAGGCGGTGGCGGCGCGCGGGTTGCAATTGGTGCCGATGCAGGAAGGAAGCTGGCAGCGCGATCTTGCAGCTTCCCGCCCGCGTGCGGCGATTCTGGGATGGAATGTACGGAACGGCGATCCGGGCGAAGGAGTCGCGCGGATGCGCGACGGCGGCTGGTTCGGCCCGCTGATGCTGCTGCTTGCCGGCGGGGACAGCGTGCATGTCGCCCGCGCGATCGATCGCGGCGCCGACGATGCGCTGGCGCTGCCCGCCTGCCCGGGTGAGATCGCCGCACGAGTCGCCGCGCGCCTGCGTGCCCCGTCGGCAATGCCGATCCGAATCGGCGACCTGCACATCGATCCGCTGCGTCGCCACGCCATGCGCGGGGGCCGACCGCTGCACCTGTTGCCGCGCGAGTTCGCGCTGCTGCTGCATCTGGCACGACGCGCGGGCGATTGCGTCGACCGCGCCGAGCTGCGCCGTGCGATCTGCGGGATCGATTTCGATCCGGGAACCAATGTGATCGAAGTCCATGTCTCGCGCCTGCGCGCCAAGCTCGATCGCCAATTCGCCAGCCCGATGCTGCATACCGAAAAGGGGCGCGGCTATCGGCTGGCGGCACCTGTCCGCGTTGAAGCGGAACAGCCTCCCCGCTAG
- a CDS encoding TrmH family RNA methyltransferase translates to MMFWVYILRCSDGSYYTGHTEDLDQRMAQHHAGAFPGYTSERRPVELVFSEYFQTRDEALNRERQIKDWSVKKKEALIRGDWEGVSSAARSRQRVSTSLDARSNQTGGEDNSTPPPAIVLVRPQLGENIGKTARAMLNFGLTEMRLVSPRDGWPNPSAGPAASGADIVLEKARIFESVADAVADCTHVYATTVRKRGVTKPVVKPDEAAQAIHAAPGKSAILFGPERSGLETDDVAVAGTIVTVPINAEFGSLNLAQAVILVAYEWSKQADLVQPTLEDHDPPAPQGELDGMIAHLDAMLEASGFYHPPERTPATRRTLRTLLTKPGWSSQELKTLRGVLSALEGKKQRRS, encoded by the coding sequence CTGATGTTCTGGGTCTATATCCTCCGCTGCTCGGATGGCAGCTATTACACAGGCCATACCGAAGATCTTGATCAGCGTATGGCCCAGCACCATGCTGGCGCCTTTCCGGGATACACCAGCGAGCGTCGGCCGGTGGAACTGGTCTTCAGCGAATATTTCCAGACGCGTGACGAGGCATTGAACCGCGAGCGCCAGATCAAGGATTGGTCGGTGAAGAAGAAGGAGGCGCTGATCCGGGGCGATTGGGAAGGTGTATCCAGCGCTGCGCGTTCTCGACAGCGCGTCTCGACTTCGCTCGACGCGCGCTCGAACCAAACGGGAGGGGAAGACAATAGCACCCCTCCCCCCGCCATCGTCCTCGTTCGTCCGCAGCTCGGCGAGAATATCGGGAAGACGGCGCGGGCGATGCTGAATTTCGGGCTGACCGAAATGCGGCTCGTTTCCCCGCGCGATGGCTGGCCCAATCCCTCTGCCGGGCCTGCGGCGAGCGGCGCGGACATCGTCCTCGAGAAGGCGCGCATCTTTGAAAGCGTCGCCGATGCCGTCGCCGACTGCACGCATGTCTATGCCACGACGGTGCGCAAGCGCGGCGTCACCAAGCCGGTGGTGAAACCCGACGAGGCCGCCCAGGCGATCCATGCCGCGCCGGGCAAGTCCGCCATCCTGTTCGGTCCCGAACGCTCGGGGCTGGAGACCGACGACGTCGCCGTCGCTGGAACGATCGTCACCGTGCCGATCAATGCCGAATTCGGATCGCTCAATCTGGCGCAGGCAGTGATCCTCGTCGCCTATGAATGGTCGAAACAAGCCGATCTGGTGCAGCCGACGCTGGAGGACCATGATCCACCCGCACCGCAGGGCGAGCTCGACGGGATGATCGCGCATCTCGATGCGATGCTCGAAGCCAGTGGCTTCTATCATCCGCCCGAACGCACGCCCGCCACCCGACGCACGCTGCGCACGCTGCTGACAAAGCCCGGCTGGTCGAGCCAGGAACTCAAGACCCTGCGCGGCGTCCTCTCCGCGCTGGAGGGCAAGAAACAGCGCCGCAGTTGA
- the rpsD gene encoding 30S ribosomal protein S4 has product MSKRSSAKYKLDRRMGENIWGRPKSPVNKREYGPGQHGQRRKGKMSDFGIQLRAKQKLKGYYGDVTEKQFKRAYEDASKMKGDTGQNLIGLLEQRLDMIVYRAKFAPTIFAARQLVNHGHVRVNGGKCNIPSRRIKPGEEISLSGKAQEMALVLEAQALAERDIPEYVAMDGASKATFTRVPTLDEVPYPVKMEPNLVVEFYSR; this is encoded by the coding sequence ATGTCGAAGCGCTCCAGCGCCAAGTACAAGCTCGACCGCCGGATGGGCGAAAACATCTGGGGTCGCCCGAAGAGCCCGGTCAACAAGCGCGAATACGGCCCCGGCCAGCACGGTCAGCGCCGCAAGGGCAAGATGTCGGACTTCGGCATCCAGCTGCGCGCCAAGCAGAAGCTCAAGGGCTATTACGGCGACGTCACCGAAAAGCAGTTCAAGCGCGCCTATGAAGACGCGTCGAAGATGAAGGGCGATACCGGCCAGAACCTGATCGGCCTGCTCGAACAGCGTCTCGACATGATCGTCTATCGCGCCAAGTTCGCGCCGACCATCTTCGCCGCGCGCCAGCTGGTCAATCACGGCCATGTCCGCGTCAACGGCGGCAAGTGCAACATCCCGTCGCGCCGCATCAAGCCGGGCGAGGAAATCAGCCTGTCGGGCAAGGCGCAGGAAATGGCGCTGGTGCTCGAGGCGCAGGCACTCGCCGAGCGCGACATCCCCGAATATGTCGCGATGGACGGCGCGTCGAAGGCGACCTTCACGCGCGTCCCGACGCTCGACGAAGTGCCCTATCCGGTGAAGATGGAACCGAATCTGGTCGTCGAATTCTATTCGCGCTGA
- a CDS encoding dihydrolipoamide acetyltransferase family protein yields MARFTFRLPDIGEGISEAEIVAWHVAVGDRVEEDGQLADMMTDKATVEMESPVAGTVVELAGEVGDQVAIGATLVVIETDGEDDVPADEETEEEVAAETPGVEEQSPAEAAEIGDAEVGGIDDSPKTSEAKPVRPEPVEGRPAASAAPAEGGASTGSAPTEAKSEADHPVLASPAVRKRAKDLGVELADVKPSEEGRIRHADLDAYLRYGSGEGYQPPHVSRAREDQPIKVIGMRRRIAENMAASKRNIPHFTYVDEIDVTALEEMRADLNANRGGRPKLTMLPFLIVAICRTIPDFPMINARYDDEGGVVTRHGRVNLGMATQTDSGLTVPVIRDAQDMNVWQLASEISRLAEAARGGKIKSEELQGGTLTVTSLGPLGGIATTPVINRPEVAIIGPNKIVERPIFQGDDIVRAKLMNLSISCDHRVVDGWDAANYVQAVKKLLETPVLLFAD; encoded by the coding sequence CCGACAAGGCGACCGTCGAAATGGAATCGCCGGTTGCCGGTACGGTGGTCGAACTGGCCGGCGAGGTCGGCGATCAGGTCGCGATCGGCGCCACGCTCGTCGTGATCGAAACCGACGGCGAAGACGATGTCCCGGCCGATGAGGAAACCGAGGAAGAGGTCGCGGCGGAAACGCCGGGCGTCGAGGAACAGAGCCCTGCCGAGGCCGCTGAGATTGGCGATGCCGAAGTGGGCGGGATCGACGACTCTCCGAAAACTTCCGAAGCAAAGCCCGTTCGCCCTGAGCCTGTCGAAGGGCGCCCTGCCGCGAGCGCAGCGCCTGCGGAGGGCGGAGCTTCGACAGGCTCAGCCCCAACGGAAGCAAAATCCGAGGCGGACCATCCGGTCCTCGCCTCTCCCGCGGTGCGCAAGCGCGCGAAAGACCTTGGCGTCGAGCTGGCCGATGTGAAGCCGTCCGAGGAAGGCCGCATCCGCCACGCCGATCTCGACGCCTATCTGCGCTATGGCTCGGGCGAAGGCTATCAGCCGCCGCATGTCAGCCGCGCGCGCGAAGACCAGCCGATCAAGGTGATCGGCATGCGCCGCCGCATTGCAGAGAATATGGCGGCCTCCAAGCGCAACATCCCGCACTTCACATATGTCGACGAAATCGACGTGACGGCGCTGGAGGAAATGCGTGCCGATCTGAACGCCAATCGCGGCGGGCGGCCGAAGCTGACCATGCTGCCCTTTCTGATCGTCGCGATTTGCCGGACCATCCCCGACTTCCCGATGATCAATGCGCGCTATGACGATGAAGGCGGCGTGGTGACGCGCCACGGTCGCGTTAATCTGGGCATGGCGACCCAGACCGATTCGGGGCTGACCGTGCCGGTGATCCGCGACGCGCAGGACATGAATGTCTGGCAGCTGGCAAGCGAGATCAGCCGCCTTGCCGAAGCGGCGCGCGGCGGCAAGATCAAGTCCGAGGAACTGCAGGGCGGCACGCTGACCGTAACCTCGCTCGGCCCGCTGGGCGGGATCGCGACGACGCCGGTGATCAATCGCCCCGAAGTGGCGATCATCGGGCCCAACAAGATCGTCGAGCGCCCGATATTCCAGGGCGACGACATTGTCCGGGCCAAGCTGATGAACCTGTCGATCAGCTGCGATCACCGCGTCGTCGATGGCTGGGACGCGGCAAACTATGTCCAGGCCGTGAAGAAGCTGCTCGAAACGCCGGTGCTGCTCTTCGCCGACTGA
- a CDS encoding PaaI family thioesterase, which translates to MIEIPYAELLGLEVEQGEGAPVLVMPFDDGKIGRPGFIHGGAIGGLLEMAAVAALMAALDDESARWKPINVTVDYMRGGRDQVTRAQGAVTRLGTRIANVESRAWQESPDKPIAAARMNFLIRR; encoded by the coding sequence GTGATCGAAATTCCCTATGCCGAATTGCTCGGGCTCGAAGTCGAGCAGGGCGAGGGCGCGCCGGTGCTGGTGATGCCTTTCGACGACGGCAAGATCGGGCGCCCCGGCTTCATTCACGGCGGCGCGATCGGCGGGTTGCTGGAGATGGCGGCGGTCGCGGCGCTGATGGCGGCGCTCGACGACGAAAGCGCCCGGTGGAAGCCGATCAACGTCACCGTCGATTACATGCGCGGCGGCCGCGACCAGGTCACGCGCGCGCAAGGGGCGGTGACGCGGCTGGGTACGCGCATCGCCAATGTCGAATCGCGCGCCTGGCAGGAAAGCCCGGACAAACCGATCGCCGCCGCGCGGATGAACTTCCTGATCCGGCGCTAG
- a CDS encoding transposase, with amino-acid sequence MPRLIDPGQGDAITLDQLVEELDTSPFDVRDEDSFAALGPLLARLGRNRDFLADLAIAELKTRCAGQVGLGGYGAQAFLLRPPNGRYLLRANFWPARSDAITRESGTAAFFYDVPHDHNFAFLTYGYFGPGYWSDYYEYDPARMSGLGGEPAGLRFVERARLSPGKLMLYRRSRDVHVQLPPDAFSVSLNILGADPAQPWIDQYRFDIARDTVRDCLTCTGSEVLLGLAAHFGNGQDLAHDFARRHPSRRMRATAWGALVSAAPGTDAAAALLEAAADAPDPQIAGRARQRLARLRAGNDSSEAETVAADMAEERANLLP; translated from the coding sequence ATGCCGCGCCTGATCGATCCCGGTCAGGGCGATGCAATCACGCTCGACCAGCTCGTCGAGGAACTCGACACCAGCCCCTTCGACGTGCGCGACGAGGACAGTTTCGCCGCGCTCGGCCCACTGCTCGCGCGGCTCGGGCGCAATCGCGATTTTCTCGCCGATCTCGCCATTGCCGAGCTCAAGACGCGGTGCGCGGGACAAGTGGGGCTCGGCGGCTATGGCGCGCAGGCGTTTCTGCTGCGCCCGCCCAATGGTCGCTATCTGCTGCGCGCCAATTTCTGGCCCGCGCGCAGCGACGCCATCACGCGCGAAAGCGGAACCGCGGCATTCTTCTACGACGTGCCGCACGACCATAATTTCGCCTTCCTCACCTATGGCTATTTCGGGCCGGGCTACTGGAGCGACTATTACGAATATGATCCCGCGCGGATGAGCGGGCTGGGCGGAGAGCCCGCCGGACTGCGCTTCGTCGAACGCGCGCGGCTCAGCCCGGGCAAGCTGATGCTCTATCGCCGCAGCCGTGACGTGCATGTGCAATTGCCGCCCGACGCCTTTTCGGTCTCGCTCAACATCCTCGGCGCCGACCCTGCCCAGCCCTGGATCGACCAGTATCGCTTCGATATCGCGCGCGACACGGTTCGCGATTGCCTGACCTGTACCGGTTCCGAAGTGTTGCTGGGTCTCGCGGCGCATTTCGGCAACGGCCAGGATCTGGCACATGATTTCGCGCGCCGCCATCCCAGCCGCCGGATGCGCGCCACGGCATGGGGAGCGCTGGTTTCCGCCGCTCCCGGCACGGATGCGGCGGCGGCGCTGCTCGAAGCCGCGGCGGATGCACCCGATCCTCAGATCGCGGGGCGAGCCCGGCAACGGCTCGCACGACTGCGCGCGGGGAATGATTCGTCCGAAGCGGAGACAGTTGCCGCCGATATGGCAGAGGAGCGCGCTAACCTGCTCCCGTGA